A single genomic interval of Homo sapiens chromosome 15, GRCh38.p14 Primary Assembly harbors:
- the C2CD4A gene encoding C2 calcium-dependent domain-containing protein 4A, translated as MWCLERLRLGPECLRRSGDWLLPGRARGAKSRTTAACANVLTPDRIPEFCIPPRLMPRLALAALRNSWVEEAGMDEGAGRTDWDPRSQAALSLPHLPRVRTAYGFCALLESPHTRRKESLLLGGPPAPRPRAHTYGGGGGPDALLGTLRVPRAPGPATPAAPGCPRPPQDALARRPRGCRLLRVPDGLLSRALRAGRSRRLTRVRSVSSGNEDKERRAGSQSPARAPSTSPPSSRVPFPERLEAEGTVALGRAGDALRLAAEYCPGTGRLRLRLLRAESPAGGAPGPRAVSCRLSLVLRPPGTALRQCSTVVGRSRKASFDQDFCFDGLSEDEVRRLAVRVKARDEGRGRERGRLLGQGELSLGALLLL; from the coding sequence ATGTGGTGCCTGGAGCGACTCCGCTTGGGTCCTGAGTGCCTTCGGCGGAGCGGAGACTGGCTTCTCCCGGGTCGGGCCCGCGGAGCCAAGTCTCGCACCACCGCCGCGTGCGCAAATGTGCTCACTCCGGACCGCATCCCTGAGTTCTGCATCCCGCCACGGCTCATGCCCCGCCTGGCCTTGGCTGCGCTCCGGAATTCTTGGGTCGAAGAAGCAGGGATGGACGAGGGCGCCGGCCGCACAGACTGGGACCCGCGCTCGCAGGCCGCGCTGTCACTGCCGCACCTGCCCCGTGTGCGCACCGCCTACGGCTTCTGCGCGCTGCTCGAGAGCCCGCACACGCGCCGCAAGGAGTCGCTCCTGCTCGGGGGCCCGCCCGCGCCCCGGCCCCGGGCCCACACctacggcggcggcggcggcccggACGCCCTCCTGGGGACCCTGCGCGTCCCGCGAGCTCCGGGCCCGGCGACCCCCGCGGCCCCCGGCTGTCCCCGCCCGCCCCAGGACGCGCTCGCCCGGCGGCCCCGCGGCTGCCGCCTCCTGCGCGTCCCCGACGGGCTGCTGAGTCGCGCGCTGCGGGCTGGGAGGAGTCGCCGCCTGACCCGCGTCCGCTCCGTCTCCAGCGGGAACGAGGACAAGGAGCGCCGCGCGGGCTCCCAGTCCCCGGCCCGGGCCCCCTCCACGAGCCCGCCGTCGTCCCGGGTCCCGTTTCCCGAGCGCCTGGAGGCCGAGGGCACCGTGGCTCTGGGCCGCGCCGGCGACGCCCTGCGCCTGGCCGCCGAGTACTGTCCGGGAACCGGGCGGCTCCGCCTCCGGCTGCTCCGCGCCGAGAGCCCGGCCGGAGGCGCCCCCGGGCCCCGAGCCGTCAGCTGTCGCCTCAGCCTCGTCCTGCGGCCGCCGGGCACCGCGCTTCGGCAATGCAGCACTGTGGTGGGGCGCAGCCGCAAGGCCTCCTTTGACCAGGACTTCTGCTTCGACGGCCTCTCGGAGGACGAAGTGCGCCGCCTGGCCGTTCGAGTCAAGGCCCGGGACGAGGGCCGCGGCCGGGAGCGGGGCCGCCTGCTGGGCCAGGGTGAGCTGTCCCTGGGCGCCCTCCTGCTGCTCTGA